In the genome of Nitrososphaerales archaeon, one region contains:
- the nrfD gene encoding polysulfide reductase NrfD, giving the protein MSKEIIKEKLARPIIYTSKRYYIAITIVMIPILLAIFAYSIQLILGLGVTGLSTTIFWGMYISSFVFFIGISHAGTLISAILRITKAEWRKPITRMAEAITVFALILAVAQVIIFDLGRPDRILHAIIFGRLQSPMVWDLFSITTYFIGSAVFLYTAMVPDFALFLNYEKLPRWKARMYRVFSLNWRGTEEQYERLSKAIKVMAASIIPIMVTVHTVVSWVFAMSIKPGWHSTVFGPYFVTGAIYSGIGAVIIVAWLYRKIFQSEEYIKYEHFAYLGWLLFSLDLALIYMTANHIVTDYYGGKVEDVALINSLMFGEWAPIFWFYIIINIVIPLIILPIVLLYKKSWVINGTFLASILVNVGMYIERYYIVASTLSITLLPYPIARYTPTWVELSILIGSLSLFVLFYLIFIKIFPPISVWEVEELDTIKSSNIGFNPYKASRVTPLASSIPIWLLMVVISAYFVLLYIISRAMISPVNTQEGFIAFNQAFVIGIGSLVTIALTCGWIAIGYTIYQLYKISKV; this is encoded by the coding sequence ATGTCTAAAGAGATTATCAAAGAAAAATTAGCGAGACCGATCATTTATACTTCTAAAAGATACTATATAGCTATTACAATTGTGATGATTCCTATTTTATTAGCGATCTTTGCTTATTCTATACAATTGATTTTAGGTTTAGGTGTGACTGGGTTGAGTACTACGATCTTCTGGGGCATGTATATTTCTTCATTCGTCTTCTTCATAGGTATTAGTCATGCAGGTACACTAATCTCAGCAATCTTAAGAATTACAAAGGCTGAATGGAGAAAACCCATCACTCGTATGGCAGAGGCTATAACAGTTTTTGCGTTAATATTAGCAGTAGCACAAGTAATAATCTTTGATTTAGGTAGGCCAGATAGAATTTTACATGCTATAATCTTTGGTAGACTTCAATCACCTATGGTATGGGATCTCTTCTCGATAACCACGTATTTTATTGGAAGTGCAGTATTTTTGTATACAGCGATGGTTCCGGATTTTGCTCTCTTTTTAAATTATGAGAAGTTGCCTAGATGGAAAGCTAGAATGTACAGAGTCTTCTCATTGAATTGGAGAGGGACCGAAGAACAGTATGAGAGGTTGAGTAAAGCGATAAAGGTAATGGCGGCTTCTATAATACCTATCATGGTTACAGTTCATACTGTAGTCTCTTGGGTCTTTGCGATGAGTATTAAACCGGGTTGGCATAGTACAGTATTCGGTCCATACTTCGTAACAGGTGCGATATATTCAGGAATAGGTGCTGTAATTATCGTTGCATGGCTTTATCGCAAAATATTCCAAAGTGAAGAGTATATAAAGTATGAGCACTTCGCCTATCTCGGTTGGCTTCTTTTTAGCCTCGATCTCGCTTTAATCTATATGACTGCTAATCACATTGTGACCGATTATTATGGAGGCAAAGTGGAAGATGTAGCTTTGATAAATAGCCTTATGTTCGGAGAATGGGCACCTATCTTTTGGTTTTACATTATCATAAACATAGTTATCCCCTTAATTATCTTGCCTATTGTACTCCTTTACAAAAAATCATGGGTGATTAACGGAACATTTTTGGCATCGATTCTCGTTAATGTCGGAATGTATATAGAAAGATATTATATAGTGGCTTCAACTCTTTCAATAACACTCTTACCATATCCGATAGCTAGGTATACACCAACATGGGTTGAACTCTCAATACTCATTGGATCCTTATCCTTATTTGTTCTATTCTACTTAATCTTTATCAAAATCTTCCCGCCAATATCTGTATGGGAAGTTGAAGAGTTAGATACGATAAAATCTTCAAATATTGGCTTTAATCCATATAAAGCATCAAGAGTAACACCCTTAGCTTCAAGTATACCTATTTGGTTACTGATGGTGGTAATAAGTGCTTACTTCGTACTTCTTTATATAATCTCTAGAGCGATGATATCTCCAGTAAATACCCAAGAAGGTTTTATCGCTTTCAATCAAGCGTTTGTTATAGGCATAGGAAGCCTAGTGACGATTGCTTTGACTTGTGGCTGGATCGCAATAGGATACACTATATACCAACTATACAAGATCTCAAAGGTTTGA